In Myxococcales bacterium, the genomic window TGGCATGGGCGAGAGGTTCAGCGCTTTTTCCGGCTCGTTGGTCGCCAGCAAGGTCTGGCTGTCCGGACCGAGGATTTCGAGATAGTAGGGATTCAAGCGGATGTGCACGGACATTTGGCCGGCCGGGATCGTCAACCACTCCGGAGTGGTGTCGTCGTTGTCGTCGTTGTCATCGTTGTCATTGTCATCGTTGTCGTCGTTGTTGTCGTCGTTGTCGTCGTTGTCGTTGTCGTCATCGTCGGTCGGCGCATTGCCGGAATCATCATCGTCGTCATCCGACCCGCAGGAAACCAACAGGAAACCGAACGAGATCAGCAGGATCACGATCAACAACCGAAACGATTTCATCTTCCCCTCCCGAAGCGGATTTTTCATTTTCTGGGAAACCGGCCGACCGCCGAGATCGGTGGAAACAAAACATAGCACGATACTTCGCTCTTTTCGAGACAAGTCGCGCGGCCGGCGGCTGACGGTAACCGCGCCGGAAGCGCCCGGATCGCGGAAAAATGACCGCGCGCCTTGCGCGAGCGGGCCAAGTCTACCAGAATGGTTCGACGCACATCATCCGAAAGAGGGAACAACGATGACCCAAATCAAATTGGCTCCCGCTCCCGAAATGCTCATCGGACCCGAAGGTAAACCCCGGTACGGCAATTTCGCCGGCTCGATCCGCACCCTGAACCTCGACGACTTCGATTACCGATCCCTCCGCCGTCCGCCCTGGACCTGGACCCGGGACCTGGCGCGCCAGTTGCTTAAACGGTGGCAATTCGTGGGCGTGGTCGACGAGCACTTCGTTTTTGGCGCGGCCGTCGTTCACGTGAATTACCTCGGCACCGGTTTTACCTACCTTTACGACCGCCGGACCAAGACGATCGTTCACGAAGAAATCAAAACGCCGCTGGCTGTGCGTACCTGTTTCTCGCCGACCGCGGTGGACGGAGTGAGCGAAATCCGCCAGGGCGCGAAGTCGATTTTCATGGACAACACGGTGCGCGACGGGCGACGCGAGGCCGCCGTGGATTTTGGCGACAAGCTCTCGGCGAAGGTCGCTTATCGTGAAAACGGCACCGGCGTGACTTCCGTGATCCGGCAATCGCTCTATGGGTTCAACCATACCTACAAAGCGGCCGGATTGCCGGCTTTGGGGAGCTTTAAATTCAACGGTCAAGAATACCAGTTTTCCGATCGGGCGCTGGCGCTGATCGACTGGACCGTCGGCACCCCGCCGCGGGAAACGATCTGGAACTGGGCGGCCGCCATGGGCCGGGATAAGAAAGGCCGGATCCTCGGGCTGAATTTCGGTTCCGGCTTGAACGAATACGGCTTCACCGAAAATACGGTTTGGCTGGACGGCAAGCCGTTCATGTTTGCCGGGATTTCCTTCGAATACGACTCTTTCGACATTATGACCCCTTGGCGGCTCCTGAGCACCTTCGACGATGCGGTGGATCTGAACTTTCGCCCGGAGCACGAACGCTTCGAGCAGATCTACGCCGGCATCGCCTCCAGCCGTCTGCATCAACCGTTCGGTTTGTTCAACGGCCGCCTGGCACTGGGGTCCGAAAAGTTGAATGTCGAAATGTACGGATTCTGCGAAGAGCACTACGCCAAATGGTGAGTTTCGTTATCCGTAAGTATCAATAAAATACCCTTCCAAAGATTGCGTTGAATCATCACTTTTTACCCTTGCAAAGATATAGGAACGGTATTATACATTTCTTTGTAGTCGGGGAGGCACAATTAGCCGATTTGATAGACAATACAGGATTGGGCAATGAATATGGGTTGGCTTATTAAAAAAGGGGCGAACAAGAAAGAAACGACTTCGGCCAGGCAAAAAATGATTGTCTGCCCTGTATGCAAGGGTCACCGCGTTATTCGCACTCAACCCCAAGAAGTGTTGCCATGGGATCGCGTCATGAGCGCCGGGAATCATCGCGTCGCCATGGTGGAAACCACTTGTTGGGCTTGCCACGGCGAAGGCCGTGTACCGGCGAATCAGGGCGATTACGTCAACGATCGTTTCAGTCGATAATCATTTCCGCTTAGTCGAATTCCTTCAAACTGAAACCCTAAATGGACGCGCGGTTATCGCAAATGGAATGCGTTTATTCCGTCGACAAGAAGTATTCTGAAGTCGATAAAATGCCTCCGGAACCGAGCCCGTGACCGTGCGCGAAGTCTACTGGAAGGCTGGAATCTTTCTCAAACCGAAGGTAGATTCAGTCCGGCGCAGACAGAAAACAAACCGGAGAAAACCATCGTGCCGAACGACACCACCAAGCGCTATGCGCTCGAAGACGACCGCATCCTGCCGACCGACGAATTGAAAAAAATCATCAAATTGGAATTGTCCAAGTGGCTTTCGTCGGACAAGGACGCCGACCTGCCGATGCTGCCACACATCGCCGCGCAAGCCGTCGTCCTGATGAACAATCCGCAATCGTCGATCACCGAGGTCGCCCAGTTGCTCGAACAGGACCAGGTTCTCGCGGCGCAGGTGATCAAACTGGCCAACAGCCCCTTCTATCGCTCGATCAAGGACGTGACGACGCTGTCCCGCGCCATCCTGGTCATCGGCCTGCGCAGCGTGCTCGATCTGATTTTCTCGATTTCCCTGCAAGGCAAAGTGTTTCGCCATCCGCGTTATTCGGCGCGGATGTCCGCTTTGTGGCGGCATTCGATGGGCGCCGCCTACATCTGCCGCGAGATCGCCAAAGGGATCAACGCCAACGTGGACATCGCCTTTTTATTCGGCCTGCTCCACGACATCGGCAAACCCCTGATCATCGACACCCTCACCAAGCTCAGCCAGAAAAATCCCGATCAGATCTCGCTGAAGCTGATCGACGACACACTGCTCGATGAGATTTTGGATGAATTTCACTGTTCGGTCGGCGGCTTGATCGCCCGGAAGTGGGGCTTCCCCGACAAACTCCGGATGGCGATCGTCTATCACCACGACCCGCTGGCCGACGGGAAGGTGCACAAGGGTGCTCTGGTGACGGGCCTGGCGGATCTCTTCTGCCATCGGTTCGGCATCGGCGTGCCGCCGGTCGACCGCGATTTCTCCGATCATCCCTGGTTGCAACCGCTCGGGATCGATTTCGCCACGTACCTGGCGCTCGACGAGCAATTGCGCGACGAAACGCAGGCCTTTCTCGAACAGTTTTCGTTCTAGCGCGCCACGGACCGCGTTTTTTTCGCTCTCCTTCTTGATTCGTCCATCGCTTGTCGGCAAATTAACGCCAACCGGAGGGACGAATGCCCGCGACCGTGTCGATCCGCCGTTGCGCGAACTACCAATCGGAGGCGATCCAGCAAGCCGTGGGCGAAGCCGTCGCCGCGGTCGTCGATCTGCGCGCGCTCGTCGAAAACAAAGCGGTGCTGATCAAGGTCAACCTGCTGTTCAACGCCCCGCCCCCGCGGGCCGTCTGCACTCATCCGGAGGTCGTGCGCGCCCTCATCCGGCTCGCCAGGGAAGCCGGCGCCGCGGACGTCGCCGTCGGCGACATGCCCGCCATGCACCTGACCGACCAGCCGGAAATTGCTTTTCGGGAAAGCGGCATCGAGGCGGTTTGCCGGGAAGAAGGCGTCCGGATGTGTCCCTTCAGCCAGAACGGTTACCGCGAGGTTCCAGTGCCGAACTCTCGGCAACTGCCGACGGTCATCGCCGCCAAGGACGTGCTGGACGCCCCGGTGGTCATCAACGCGCCCAAGTTGAAATCGCACACCCAGGCGCTTTACACCGGCGCGATCAAAAACTGGTTCGGCGTCGTCGCCAACGCCACCCGGAAGGCCAGCCACGAATTGGCGGGGTTGGAGCCGTATTCGGGAAGCCTGGTCGACATTTTCAGCGTGCGGCCGCCCGATCTGACCGTGATGGACGCCGTGGTCGGCATGGAAGGCCGCGGCCCCAGCGAAGGCAAGCCGAGACATCTTGGGCTGATCCTGGCTTCGCGCGACGCGGTGGCGCTGGACACCGTGGCGCTGGAATGCGTCGATTACACCCGCCTGAACGTGCCGCACGTACGCCTGGCCGGTCAGGCGGGTCTGGGCGAGGCCGACCTGGCGCGCATCGCGATCGACGGGCCGCCGCTGCGCGAGGTGACGGTATCGTTCGCCCTGCCGCCGAAGGCCTTCGGACAGCCGCCCCGGTTCATGATCCATTTCGCGTTTCTGCTCTGGCATATCCGGCCGAAGATGCATACCGACCTTTGCCAGCGCTGCGGCGCCTGCGTCCGTCAATGTCCGGTCGGGGCCATCGAGATCGGCCGGAAAAACGCGCGGATCGACCGGAAAAAATGCATCGAGTGTTTCTGCTGCCACGAAGTCTGCCCCCACAACGCCATCGGCGAGGACATGACTGTCGCCTACCGGATTCACCGCTGGTTCCATCAATGGCACACCGACCGGCGGCGTCTCCAGGGGTGATTTGCGGCCGTTTTCCTTCCGTTATTGCGCCCTTAAATTCCCCGGAATCGCCCTTGCAATATTAAATGGAAAGTGGTATGGGATTGGCACAATTTGTCTGCGTCGAAAGCGGGCAGCCCTTCAGGCACCCGCTTTTTTACTGGGGGGGCCTGTCGTTCCCCCGGAGAAGAAAGGAACCGGATCGATGGCGTGGACCTTCATCCGCGAGACGCCGCTGTCGCGGCGCATCGCCGAACTGGCGGCACCCGTTTGCACGCACTGCGGCGTGGATCTCTATTTCGTGGAGATCGTCGAGGGACGCCGGCGTTCCGTCGTGCGCGTGGCGATCGACGCCATCGGCGGCGTGGATATCGAGGACTGCGCCAAGGTCAGCCGTCAGCTTTCGGCGGTATTGGACGTGGAGAATCCGATTCAGGGTTCGTTCGTGCTCGAAGTGTCGAGCCCCGGCCTGGATCGGCCGTTGCGCCATCTGGACGACATGCGGCAGTACGTCGGCCAGAAGGTGAAAGTGGAAACCAAGCAGCCGGTCGAAGGCCGGAAGCGTTTTTCGGGAAAATTGATCGCAGTGGACGAGGAAGCGATGCAGGTGGAAATCGACGGCCGGCAGTATCGCGTGCCGGCGGCGGCGGTGCGCAAGGCGAACCTCGTCTATGACTTTGGGACTACCGGGAAGTAAAGGAGTGGACTGATGTATTCAGACCTCAACCGCGTGATCGACGCCGTAGTAAAAGATCGTGGCCTTTCGCGGGCGGTCGTCGTGGAGGCGCTCAAGTTCGCGATTATCTCGGCGGCGCGAAAGAAACTGGGCTTGGACTACAACATCGAGGCCGAATACAACGAGGAACTGGGCGAAGTCGAGCTGTTCCGTTTTCGCGAGGTCGTGGAAACGATCGAGGACCCGGCCCGGCAGATCAACCTGGAGGAAGCGCGCAAAATCGATCCGGACAGCGAGGTCGGCGACGAACTGGGCGACAAGATCGACGCCAGCCAGTTCGGCCGCATCAGCGCGCAGATGGCCAAGCAGGTCATCTTCCAGAAAATCCGCGACGCCGAAAAGGAAAACGTGTTCAACGAATACAAAGACCGCGAACACGAGATCATCAACGGCATCGTCCGGCGCTTTGAAAAACGCAACATGATCATCGACCTGGGCCGCGCCGAGGCGATCATGTACCAGAAAGACCAGATCCCCAAGGAAGTCTACCAGAACGGCGACCGGATCCGCGGGTACGTCACCGAGGTGCGCAACACCGCCAACGCGCCGCAGATCGTCATGAGCCGCGCCTGCAACGAATTCATGATGAAACTGTTCGAAATGGAAGTGCCGGAAATCGCCGAGGGTACCGTGCAGATCGTCGCCTGCGCCCGCGAACCCGGGCAGCGCGCCAAGATCGCCGTGGCCAGCCGCGATCCGAACGTCGATCCGGTCGGCGCCTGCGTCGGCATGAAGGGCAGCCGCGTGCAGGCCGTGGTCAACGAGCTGCGCGGCGAAAAAATCGACATCGTTCCCTTCTCCGACAACCACGCCACTTTCGTCTGCAACGCCCTCGCCCCGGCCGAGATCACCAAGGTCATCATCGACGAGGACAACCGGAAGATGGACATCGTCGTCGCCGACGACCAGCTCAGCCTGGCCATCGGCAAGCGCGGCCAGAACGTGCGCCTCGCGGTGCTGCTCTCCGGCTGGAAGCTCGACATCCACAGCGAAACGCAGATCAAGCGCATCGAACGCGACGCGCGCCGCATGTACAAGCGCCTGACCAAGGTGCCCGAGGGCGTCCGCGAAATCCTCATCAAGACCGGCTACACCGACATCAAGGATCTCGCCGAAGCCGAAATCGAGGATCTGGCCGCCTTCCCGGGAATCGACGATACCCTCGCCGAGGAAATCATCGACGAGGCTTACGCGGTGCACATCACCGGCGAATGGCCGCTGCCCGAACCCGAGGGCGAGGAAGAGGAAGACTACCTGGATCTGGGCCAGGCCGATCAAGCGCTCCAGGCCGCCCACGATCTGTTCGCGGAAAAGAAGCCGGTCGACGGCGAAAAAGCCGCGGCCAGCGAGCCTGCGGCGCCGGTCGAGCCCGAGATCGAACTGCCGGAAGGCGACGACTTCGCGATTCAACCCGAAGCGCTGCCGATGATCGCCGGTAAAACCGCGCAGTTCCTGATTCAGCGCGGTTACGGCACCCGCAACGCCATTTTGCGCGCCTCGATCGAGGAATTGTCCAAGGTGCCGGGCATGGGCCTGGCGCTGGCCGAGGATTTGAAGGAATCGGTCCGTAAACTGAAGAAGGAGGACGTCGAGTCGAGCACGCCTCACGAATGAGCGGTCACGTTCCCATACGCCGGTGCGTCGCCTGCGGCGCCCGCAAACCGCAAGCGGAATTGCTGCGCTTTTTCCGCCGGGCGGACGGAACCCTGACCCTGACGACGGATACTCGCCATCCCGGCCGCGGCGCCTACTGTTGTTCGGCGGAAGCGTGTCGGCGAAAGGCGATCGAAAAGCGATTGCTCGGCAAAAAACTAAAAGCGGCGACAACGACGACGAGTGAACAAGAACTCTCGAAACTAGCGTCGGATTTGGCGGCAAAACGACGGATCAATTACGGAGTGGATGAAAATGGCGAAAATCACCGTTGAGGCGGCGGCCAAACGGCTGGGCATGGAACCCGAGGAATGCCTGAAACGATTGCAGGAAATGGGCCTGATGGTCCGCGACCAGCTCGACAAAATCGATTCGGACGTCTTCCAAAAAGTGAAGCTGCAATTGGAAGACGAAAAAATGCGAGCCAAGGCCGCGGCCGCCAGCACCTCCAAGCGCATCGGTTCGAAAATCATCCGCCGCCGCCGCATCAAGGACGAAGCCGAGGGGGGAACCGAGGAAGAGCTGATGGCCGAAACCGCCGCCGCCGCGGAAGTTGCGACCGAACAGCCCCAGGAAATCCCCGCCGTTCCGCCGGCTGAGGATCTGCCCGTCGTCGAGGATGCCGCCGCGTCCGCCCGGGAAGAAACCGTCACGACCGAAGTCGCCGCCCCCGAATCCGAAATGCCGGAACCGGCAGCGCCGGAATTCCCGGCCGAGGAAACCGCGCTTCAATCCGAGGTCGAAGAACCGGCGGCCACCGGCGAAATCGAGGAATCGGCGGAGGAAGCCGTCGCCGAAACGGAATCCCCCGCTTCCACCGAAGCCGTGGAAGCCGCCCCCGCCGAGTCGGGCAAGCCCGCCCGCGGGAAGAAAAAAACCGTCGTCGAGGATTTGCGGCCCAAACGGCTCAAGCTGTACGAGGTCACCCGCGAACCGGCGAAAATCATTTCCAAGCCGGTGGTGCCGTTGGAAACGTTGAAACCGGCGGCCGGCGCCAAGCCGGCGCCCGGCGCGAAACCGGCCTCCGGCGAGGCCGCGCCGGCCGGTGAAACCAAGCCGCCCACCGACGCCGACAAACGCGAGCGCAAAGGGCGGCGGGTCGTCGATTTCGGCGAGCGCGACCGCCGCAAGGAAGAGGATCGCGAGATCGGCTTTTTGCGCAACCGGCGGCAGAAGAAAAAGAAGGCCGTGCAAAAAACCGAAATTACGGTTCCCAAGGCCATCAAGCGCAAAATCCGCGTCGGCGACCAGATTCAGGTGGGCGAACTCGGCAAGCGCATGGGCGTGAAAAGCGGCGATCTGATCCGCAAGCTCATCGGCCTGGGCATGCTGGTGACCATCAACCAGAACATCGACTTCGACACCGCCTCCATCGTGGCGAACGAACTGGGCTTCGAGGTCGAAAAGAGCACGGTGCAGGAAGACGACATATTCAAGACCGTCGAAACCATTCCCGAGAACCTGCGAAGCCGCCCGCCGGTCGTGACCGTCATGGGTCACGTCGACCACGGCAAAACCACCCTGCTCGACGCGATTCGCAGTACGCACGTGGCCGACGGCGAAGCCGGCGGCATCACCCAGCACATGGGCTCCTACAGCGTCCGGCTGCCCGACGACCGCCTGGTGACCTTCGTCGACACTCCCGGCCACGAATCCTTCGCCGCCATGCGCGCCCGCGGCGCCAAGGTGACCGACATCGTCATCCTGGTCGTGGCCGCCGACGACGGCGTCATGCCGCAGACCATCGAATCGATCAGCCACGCGAAAGACGCGGAAGTGCCGATCGTCGTCGCGGTCAACAAGATCGACAAGGAAAACGCCAGCCCCGAAAAGATCACCCGCCAGCTCATGGAATACGGCCTGGTGCCGGAGCAATTGGGCGGCGACACGCTTTTCGTCAACATCTCCGCGAAAAAGAAGATCGGCATCGAGGAGTTGCTCGAGGCGGTGCTGCTGCAGGCCGAGATGATGCAATTGACCGCCGACCCCGCGAAGGCGCCGCTGGCGATCATTCTCGACGCCCGGCTCGAGCGCGGCCTGGGCCCGGTGGTCGACGTGATCGTCCGCGAAGGCACGCTCCGCAAGAGCGACTTCATGGTCGCCGACGTTTTCTTCGGCCGCATCCGAATGATGCTCGACGACAAGGGCCAGCAGTTGGACGAGGTCGGGCCCGGCATGCCCGCGCAGATCATCGGCTTCAACGGCATTCCGCGCGCCGGCATGGTGCTCAACGTGGTGCCGGAGGAAAAGACGGCCAAGGCGCTGGTCAACCTGCGGGTCGAGAAAGGCCGCGCCGAGGAGCAGAAAAAGCGCGTCGGCATCCGCCTGGAAGACCTCTACGCCAAGGTGCAGGAAGGCGAAATCAAGGAACTCAAGGTGGTCGTCAAATGCGACGTCCACGGCTCTCTGGAAGCGGTGCGCGATTCGGTGTTGCGACTGGGCAACGAGGACATCAAGGTCCGTGTGCTGCATTCCGGCGTCGGCACGATCACCGAAACCGACGTCAACCTGGCAAGCGCCAGCGAGGCGATCATCATCGGCTTCAACGTCAAGCCCGAGGCCAAAACGAAGGAACTGGCCGAAACGCTCGGCGTGGAAATCAAAACCTACGCCATCATTTACGACCTGATCCAGGAAGTGAAGGCGGCGTTGGAAGGCATGCTCGAACCGACGTACGAGGAAGTGGTGAACGGCGTGGCCGAGGTGCGCAGCACCTTCAATATCAGCCGCGTCGGCACCATCGCCGGCTGTTACGTGCTGGAGGGCAAGATCGTGCGCAACAGCAAGGCCCGCCTGTTCCGCAAGGGCGAGTTGATCCACACCGGTACGCTGTCGGGCCTGAAGCGGTTCAAGGACGACGCCCGCGAGGTGGCAAGCGGCTTCGAATGCGGCATCGCCATCGACGGCTATCAAGCGTACGAGGCCGGCGATCGCATCGAATCGTTCAACCTGTTGGAGCACAAGGCTACCCTGTAAATAAGCGAAGGGCTCGGATCGTCATGACCATCGGCGCCATCCGGATCACCCTCCTGTTACACGGTTGCTTCTCCCTGAAGGAAAAGCGGGCCCGGATTCGCCCGATTCTCGAACGGGTGAAAAACAAGTTTCATGTCGCCGGCGCCGAGGTCGAGTATCAAAACACGCACGATGCCGCCCAGCTGGCGTTCGTGTTGGTAAGTTCGGACGAGCGGCTGGTCAACCGGACGCTCGACCAGATCGTCGATTTCGTCGAGTCGCTGGGACTGGCGCAGATCGCCGACAGCGAAAGCGAAATGATGCAGTGGTGAGCGCATGAGAAACAAGCAAACTCCCTTCAAACGCACGGATCGGCTCGGCGAGGAAATCCGCAAGGCGATCGGTCTGCTGCTGCTGGAAGGCGAACTGCGCGATCCCCGCTTGACCATGTGCAGCATCACCCACGTCAAGCTGAGCCCCGACCTGCGCGAAGCCCGCATTTCGTTTTCGATCATCGGCGACGCCGAACTGCAGAAAGAAGCCGAAAAAAACCTGAACCGGGCCGCCGACTACATCAAAAACCAGGTCAGCCGGCGGTTGCGGTTGCGTTATACGCCCAACCTGACTTTTCGCTTCGACCCCTCGCTGGAGCGCGCCGAGCGGATCAACCAACTGCTGAAAGATGCGTTGCCGGCCGAAACCCCGGCACCGGAAGAGGAAGCTGGCGATGACTAACGACCTCGAGCGAGTCATTCATTTCCTGCGCACCGGTTCGTCGTTCCTGATCGTTACCCACGAAAATCCCGACGGCGACGCGATCGGCGCCAGCCTCGCGCTGACCCTCGCCTTGCAGTCCCTGTCTAAAAAAGCCGTCGCCTACGATGTCCATCCGCTGCCCAAGTACCTGCGTTTTCTGCCCGGCGCCGCGAATCTGACCCAGGAAGCCGACCCGGCGGCGTTCGATACCATCTGCATTCTCGACTGCGGCGCTCCGGCCCGGACGGGCCCGCTGAAGGAAAGCCTCCTGGCCCAGCCGCGCGTCGTCAACCTCGACCATCACCTCACCAACGAGGGCTACGGCTCGGCCAATCTGGTCGAACCCAAGGCCAGCAGCACCTGCGAAATTCTGTCCGGCGTTTTGCGCGAATTGGGCGTCACCCTCACGCCAGCCATCGCCACCAACCTCTACCTCGGCATTTATACCGACACGATGATGTTCCAGAATTCGGCCAGCAATCCCAACGCCTATCGCATCTGCGGCGAGCTGACGGCGGCCGGCGCCGATTTCATGGCCGTCGCGCGCCGCGTGTACATCGACACCTCGGCCGAACGGCTGCTGATCCTGGGCCGCGCGCTCAACTCGCTCCAGGTCCACGACGACGGCCGGATCGCCGGGCTCGTTTGCCGCCGGCAGGACATGCTGGAACTGGGCATCACTCCCGACGACATGGAAACCTTCGTCGAATACCCGCGCTCGATCGTCGGCACGCAGGTCGCCTACCTGCTGCGCGAGGAACGCGACAGCGAGCGCGTCAAGGGTTCTTTCCGCGCCAACATCGACGTCGACGTCGCGAAGGTCTCCGCGAAATTGGGCGGCGGCGGCCATAAGAAGGCCGCCGGTTTCCGCGTCGAGGGCCGGCTCGACGAGGTGCGCGCCCGGGTGATCGAGCTGTTGCGCGAGGCCTTGGAGACGAAGTGAACGGCGTGCTGCTGCTGGACAAACCGATCGGACCGACCAGTCACGACCTGGTGATGTTCGCCCGGCGGTTGCTGCACGAAAAGAAAATCGGTCACGCCGGGACGCTCGATCCTTTTGCCACCGGCCTGCTGGTGTTGCTGGTCGGCCAAGCCACCAAGATTTCATCCTACCTGCTCGACCAGGACAAGGTTTACGAGGCGACGGTGCAATGGGGCCGGGCCACCGACAGTATGGATCACACGGGCCGGGACGTGGAAACCGACGACTCGCCCCTGCCCGACCGGACGGCGATCGCGGCCGCGCTGGCCAAATTCGTCGGCGCGCAACAACAGACGCCGCCGATGTATTCGGCGAAAAAAGTCGACGGCACGCCGCTCTACCAACTGGCGCGGCAAGGGAAAGAGGTCGATCGGCCGGCCAAGCAGGTGCACATCGCGGCGCTGGATTTGTTGGCGGTTGACGAAACCGCAAAAACCTTTAGTCTCCGGGTGCACTGTTCGAAGGGCACCTACGTTCGGACGCTGGCCGACAGCCTGGCCAGGGAACTCGGGGGCAAAGGTTGCCTGGCTTCGTTGCGACGTTTACGGAGCGGCTTGTTCCACGTCGAGCAGGCATTGACGCCCGAGCAATGGCGCGAGTTGCCGCCCGAGGAGGTCGCTTCCCGGCTGCTGTCGCTTGACGACGCGCTGGCCGCGTTTAAAACGGTGACCCTGTCGGCGCCGGCGGGCGAAAGCCTCGGCCGTCACGGGACGCCGCCGCGGGCCGCCGACGTGCTCGCGGCCGACGATTATCAGTCGGGCGAAACGTTGCGTTTGCAGAGCCCGGACGGCGAGTTGGTGGCTCTGGCCCGGGCGCGTTTCGCCGCCGCGCAAGTGCGCGGGCCGGACGACGGCGAATGGCCGTTCGTCCTGTTGCGTGTCTTTTCGAGCAGTTAGCGCGGCGCGAATGGCGGATTGTTTTACAACCGAAAAACACCGATAATTTAACGCATTCCGAAATGCGGAAAGTACAGAGCGAGAAGGAGTATTAGCGAAATGGCAAAGGAAATTCAGCAGAAAGCCGAAATCATTAAAAAGTTCAGCAAGCACGAGAAAGATACCGGTAGCGCGGAAGTCCAAATCGCCCTGCTCAGCAGTCGGATTACGCAGTTGACCGAGCATTTCAAAACCCACGACAAGGATCACC contains:
- a CDS encoding DUF2804 domain-containing protein — protein: MTQIKLAPAPEMLIGPEGKPRYGNFAGSIRTLNLDDFDYRSLRRPPWTWTRDLARQLLKRWQFVGVVDEHFVFGAAVVHVNYLGTGFTYLYDRRTKTIVHEEIKTPLAVRTCFSPTAVDGVSEIRQGAKSIFMDNTVRDGRREAAVDFGDKLSAKVAYRENGTGVTSVIRQSLYGFNHTYKAAGLPALGSFKFNGQEYQFSDRALALIDWTVGTPPRETIWNWAAAMGRDKKGRILGLNFGSGLNEYGFTENTVWLDGKPFMFAGISFEYDSFDIMTPWRLLSTFDDAVDLNFRPEHERFEQIYAGIASSRLHQPFGLFNGRLALGSEKLNVEMYGFCEEHYAKW
- a CDS encoding HDOD domain-containing protein, with protein sequence MPNDTTKRYALEDDRILPTDELKKIIKLELSKWLSSDKDADLPMLPHIAAQAVVLMNNPQSSITEVAQLLEQDQVLAAQVIKLANSPFYRSIKDVTTLSRAILVIGLRSVLDLIFSISLQGKVFRHPRYSARMSALWRHSMGAAYICREIAKGINANVDIAFLFGLLHDIGKPLIIDTLTKLSQKNPDQISLKLIDDTLLDEILDEFHCSVGGLIARKWGFPDKLRMAIVYHHDPLADGKVHKGALVTGLADLFCHRFGIGVPPVDRDFSDHPWLQPLGIDFATYLALDEQLRDETQAFLEQFSF
- a CDS encoding DUF362 domain-containing protein: MPATVSIRRCANYQSEAIQQAVGEAVAAVVDLRALVENKAVLIKVNLLFNAPPPRAVCTHPEVVRALIRLAREAGAADVAVGDMPAMHLTDQPEIAFRESGIEAVCREEGVRMCPFSQNGYREVPVPNSRQLPTVIAAKDVLDAPVVINAPKLKSHTQALYTGAIKNWFGVVANATRKASHELAGLEPYSGSLVDIFSVRPPDLTVMDAVVGMEGRGPSEGKPRHLGLILASRDAVALDTVALECVDYTRLNVPHVRLAGQAGLGEADLARIAIDGPPLREVTVSFALPPKAFGQPPRFMIHFAFLLWHIRPKMHTDLCQRCGACVRQCPVGAIEIGRKNARIDRKKCIECFCCHEVCPHNAIGEDMTVAYRIHRWFHQWHTDRRRLQG
- a CDS encoding ribosome maturation factor RimP, encoding MAWTFIRETPLSRRIAELAAPVCTHCGVDLYFVEIVEGRRRSVVRVAIDAIGGVDIEDCAKVSRQLSAVLDVENPIQGSFVLEVSSPGLDRPLRHLDDMRQYVGQKVKVETKQPVEGRKRFSGKLIAVDEEAMQVEIDGRQYRVPAAAVRKANLVYDFGTTGK
- the nusA gene encoding transcription termination/antitermination protein NusA, yielding MYSDLNRVIDAVVKDRGLSRAVVVEALKFAIISAARKKLGLDYNIEAEYNEELGEVELFRFREVVETIEDPARQINLEEARKIDPDSEVGDELGDKIDASQFGRISAQMAKQVIFQKIRDAEKENVFNEYKDREHEIINGIVRRFEKRNMIIDLGRAEAIMYQKDQIPKEVYQNGDRIRGYVTEVRNTANAPQIVMSRACNEFMMKLFEMEVPEIAEGTVQIVACAREPGQRAKIAVASRDPNVDPVGACVGMKGSRVQAVVNELRGEKIDIVPFSDNHATFVCNALAPAEITKVIIDEDNRKMDIVVADDQLSLAIGKRGQNVRLAVLLSGWKLDIHSETQIKRIERDARRMYKRLTKVPEGVREILIKTGYTDIKDLAEAEIEDLAAFPGIDDTLAEEIIDEAYAVHITGEWPLPEPEGEEEEDYLDLGQADQALQAAHDLFAEKKPVDGEKAAASEPAAPVEPEIELPEGDDFAIQPEALPMIAGKTAQFLIQRGYGTRNAILRASIEELSKVPGMGLALAEDLKESVRKLKKEDVESSTPHE
- a CDS encoding DUF448 domain-containing protein, with translation MSGHVPIRRCVACGARKPQAELLRFFRRADGTLTLTTDTRHPGRGAYCCSAEACRRKAIEKRLLGKKLKAATTTTSEQELSKLASDLAAKRRINYGVDENGENHR
- the infB gene encoding translation initiation factor IF-2, whose amino-acid sequence is MAKITVEAAAKRLGMEPEECLKRLQEMGLMVRDQLDKIDSDVFQKVKLQLEDEKMRAKAAAASTSKRIGSKIIRRRRIKDEAEGGTEEELMAETAAAAEVATEQPQEIPAVPPAEDLPVVEDAAASAREETVTTEVAAPESEMPEPAAPEFPAEETALQSEVEEPAATGEIEESAEEAVAETESPASTEAVEAAPAESGKPARGKKKTVVEDLRPKRLKLYEVTREPAKIISKPVVPLETLKPAAGAKPAPGAKPASGEAAPAGETKPPTDADKRERKGRRVVDFGERDRRKEEDREIGFLRNRRQKKKKAVQKTEITVPKAIKRKIRVGDQIQVGELGKRMGVKSGDLIRKLIGLGMLVTINQNIDFDTASIVANELGFEVEKSTVQEDDIFKTVETIPENLRSRPPVVTVMGHVDHGKTTLLDAIRSTHVADGEAGGITQHMGSYSVRLPDDRLVTFVDTPGHESFAAMRARGAKVTDIVILVVAADDGVMPQTIESISHAKDAEVPIVVAVNKIDKENASPEKITRQLMEYGLVPEQLGGDTLFVNISAKKKIGIEELLEAVLLQAEMMQLTADPAKAPLAIILDARLERGLGPVVDVIVREGTLRKSDFMVADVFFGRIRMMLDDKGQQLDEVGPGMPAQIIGFNGIPRAGMVLNVVPEEKTAKALVNLRVEKGRAEEQKKRVGIRLEDLYAKVQEGEIKELKVVVKCDVHGSLEAVRDSVLRLGNEDIKVRVLHSGVGTITETDVNLASASEAIIIGFNVKPEAKTKELAETLGVEIKTYAIIYDLIQEVKAALEGMLEPTYEEVVNGVAEVRSTFNISRVGTIAGCYVLEGKIVRNSKARLFRKGELIHTGTLSGLKRFKDDAREVASGFECGIAIDGYQAYEAGDRIESFNLLEHKATL
- a CDS encoding DUF503 domain-containing protein; amino-acid sequence: MTIGAIRITLLLHGCFSLKEKRARIRPILERVKNKFHVAGAEVEYQNTHDAAQLAFVLVSSDERLVNRTLDQIVDFVESLGLAQIADSESEMMQW